The following are from one region of the Nicotiana tomentosiformis chromosome 7, ASM39032v3, whole genome shotgun sequence genome:
- the LOC104112001 gene encoding uncharacterized protein produces MVEDDLKKKERVRAQKKKKNDNSINNETEESKYMHALPFPQKQRREKLDKQFRRFLEVLKQVYVNILFTEVLSQMPAYAKFMKEILSKKQKVEETSVVKLKEHCSAILQNKLPKKCGDRGSFTIHCSLGSTKFKNSLCDLGASINLMPLSIFRKLKGEIGEIRSILVSLQLANQTTIISEGIVEAVLVRVDKFVFPVDFIVVNMEENREVLLILGRPFLATGRAILDIQERQLMLRVGDERLIFKMEGERGALK; encoded by the coding sequence ATGGTAGAGGATGATCTCAAGAAGAAGGAGAGGGTTAGAGctcagaaaaagaagaaaaatgataaTTCAATAAATAACGAGACTGAAGAGAGCAAATACATGCATGCTCTACCTTTTCCTCAGAAGCAAAGAAGAGAAAAGTTGGATAAACAATTTAGGCGCTTTTTAGAAGTGCTCAAGCAGGTGTATGTGAATATACTTTTCACAGAGGTGCTTTCACAGATGCCAGCTTATGCTAAATTCATGAAGGAGATATTGTCCAAGAAGCAAAAAGTGGAAGAGACATCGGTAGTCAAGCTGAAGGAGCATTGTAGTGCCATCTTGCAAAATAAGCTTCCTAAAAAATGTGGAGATcgagggagttttactatacatTGCTCTTTAGGAAGTACTAAATTTAAAAACTCTTTGTGTGATTTAGGTGCTTCCATTAATcttatgcctttgtctattttcaGAAAATTGAagggagagattggagagatcAGGTCGATCCTTGTGTCCTTGCAGCTGGCGAATCAGACCACAATCATATCTGAAGGAATAGTGGAAGCTGTGCTGGTTCGGGTAGACAAATTTGTGTTCCCAGTGGATTTCATTGTGGTCAACATGGAGGAGAATAGGGAGGTCCTACTAATTTTAGGAAGACCCTTCTTGGCTACGGGCAGAGCAATTCTAGATATTCAGGAAAGGCAGCTCATGCTCAGAGTAGGGGATGAAAGGTTGATCTTCAAAATGGAAGGAGAAAGGGGGGCCCTAAAATAG